The Novosphingobium aromaticivorans DSM 12444 genome segment TCCGTTTTGCCGTAACCGCGGCTTCGGGCACCGACCCCGTGCTGGTTGCCGAAGACTGGCGGCGCGCGGTAGCGGCGGTCATCATCGCGGGCATGCTGGACGGCATCGACGGGCGCATAGCTCGCCTGCTAAAGGCGCAATCGCGTTTCGGCGCGGAACTCGACAGTCTGGCCGACAACGTCTCGTTCGGCGTAGCACCGGCGCTGATCCTGTTCCTGTGGTCTCTGCAGGAGGCGCCGCGCGTCGGCTGGTTTGCCGCACTTGCCGTAGCGATCGCATGTGCGCTGCGCCTTGCACGGTTCAACGCGCGGATCGATATTGAAGAGCAACCCCACAAGTCAGCCGGGTTCCTTACCGGCATTCCGGCGCCGGTCGGCGCAGGGCTTGCGTTCCTGCCGCTCTATCTGTGGTTCGCGACCGACAATCCCTGGTTCCGCCAGCCCATCGTCACGGGACCCTGGCTGGTGCTGATCGCGTTCCTGATGATCTCGAACATCGCAACGCTCAGCTGGACTTCGATGCGGCCGCGCCGAAACGTACGGCTTGAACTGATCCTGCTGGTGGGCCTGGTGATTGCGGCGTTGCTGACCGAACCCTGGCTGACGCTGGTGGGGATCTGCGTGGTTTACCTGCTGCTCATCCCGATGGGCGTGTATCGTTACGCAAAGGTCAGGCGGCAGCGCGCTGCCCACGCCCGAGCCGGGCAGCTTCCGACCGCTTGACCGCCCGGCGCGCGATCCGGCGAAGCTGGGGCGCGGCGAATGCGCGGGGCGCTTCGGCTTCGTGGCTGGTGATCCGCACGAGAAACTCGCGGTCCATCCGGAGCGAGCGCCGTTCTGCCAGCAGTGCCACGATCTGCGCCTTGCGGCCCTGCATCGTGAGGAAGCCTGCGGCCAATGCGAAAGTGGCAGCTGCGGCGAAGACCAGAGTGCAGAGCAGAGCGAGCATTTGGCGTTTCCTTGAGCTTTCGTTCCTCCGGCCCGGTCCCCCTACGGTTCCGATTGGCCTGTGGAAAACCTGTGGATTGCTGTATTGTTCCTGACTGGAGGCCGTTTGATTCGGCTATGGGATGAATGTTCCCTTTTTGTTCCGTTCCGTCAATCGGAAAATGCGACACGTCGTGCCCATGCGCCGGCAAGGCACCCGATGCTGTCCGACGCGGGCTGAATAAGGGGTGGATTTTCGCTCCGGCGTGATCTAAGGGCCGGCGCGTCGGAAGGACCCGCGGGCACGGTGCATGCGGGCGGTCCGGCAATCCACACGGGAAGCAAGTTCACCGGTGCCAGCAGCGGGATCTCCGCAGCGGTTCCAGCTTCCCGGAGGCGAAACCGGAAAGGAAATACCTATGGCGGCTCCTGTCGTCACGATGCATCAGCTTATCGAAGCCGGCGCGCACTTCGGCCACCAGACCCACCGCTGGAACCCGCGCATGAAGCCGTACATCTTCGGCGCCCGCAACGGCATCCACATCCTCGACCTGTCGCAGACCGTTCCGCTCATGGCGCGCGCGCTCGAGTTCATCTCGGCCACCGTCCAGGCTGGCGGCAAGGTCCTGTTCGTCGGCACCAAGCGCCAGGCGCAGGAGCCGATCGCCCAGGCTGCGCGCGCTTCGGGCCAGCACTATGTCAACCACCGCTGGCTGGGCGGCATGCTCACCAACTGGAAGACCATCTCGGGTTCGATCAAGCGTTTCAAGGCGCTGGAAGAGCAGCTCGCAGGTGACACCGCGGGCCTCACCAAGAAGGAAGTCCTCCAGCTCACGCGCGAGCGTGACAAGTTCGAGCTTTCGCTCGGCGGCATCCGCGACATGGGCGGCATCCCCGACGTGATGTTCGTGATCGACGCCAACAAGGAAGAGCTGGCGATCAAGGAAGCCAACGTCCTCGGCATCCCGGTCGTCGCAATCCTCGACTCGAACGTCTCGCCCGAAGGCATCGCGTTCCCGATCCCGGCGAACGACGACGCCAGCCGCGCGATCCGCCTCTACTGCGAAGCCGTTGCTGCTGCGGCTACCAAGGGTGGCCGCGACGCCGCTCTTGCTTCGGGTGCGGACCTCGGCGCCATGGCCGAGCCGCTTGCTGAAGAAGCTGCGGAAGTCTGATCCGGATCATCGCGTGACGGCCCTGGTCAAAAGGGCAGGGCCGTCACCGAATTGTCCCGGATGCGATTTACGGGCCGCGGCAATGCTGCGGCCTTCCCCGTTTTCAAGAATAAAGGATCAACGCAATGGCCTACACCGCCGCTGACGTGAAGAACCTGCGCGAGCGCACTGGCGCCGGCATGATGGACTGCAAGAAGGCCCTCGACGAAAGCGGTGGCGATTTCGAAGCCGCCGTTGACGCGCTGCGCGCCAAGGGTCTTGCCGCCGCCGCCAAGAAGTCGAGCCGCACCGCCGCCGAGGGCCTCGTCGGCGTCGCCGTCTCGGGCACCAAGGGCGTCGCGCTCGAAGTGAACTCGGAAACCGACTTCGTTGCCAAGAACGACCAGTTCCAGGATTTCGTGCGCAAGGCGACCGAAGTTGCGCTGAACACCGCTGCCGCCGATGTCGAGGCACTGAAGGCTGCCGCCTATCCGGACGGCGGCACGGTTGCCGACAAGCTGACCAACAACGTCGCCACCATCGGCGAAAACCAGCAGCTGCGTCGCATCAAGCACGTCGCCGTCTCGAACGGTATCGTGGTGCCCTACATGCACAACGCCGCCGCCACCAACCTCGGCAAGATCGGCGTGCTCGTCGCGCTCGAATCGGAAGCCGCGGCTGACAAGCTCGAGGCGCTCGGCAAGCAGATCGCGATGCACATCGCTGCTGCCTTCCCGCTGGCGCTGACCGCGGACGACCTCGACGCCGAACTGATCGCCCGCGAGCGCAAGATCGCGGCCGAGAAGGCGGCAGAGAGCGGCAAGCCTGCCGAAGTCCAGGCGAAGATGGTTGACGGCGCCGTCGCCAAGTACGCCAAGGAAAACGCGCTGCTTTCGCAGATCTTCGTGATGGACAACAAGTCGACCATTCAGCAGGTCGTCGACGCCGCCGGCAAGGAAGCCGGTGCGAAGATCGTACTCAAGGACTATGTCCGCTTCCAGCTCGGTGAAGGCATCGAGAAGGAAGAGACCGACTTCGCTGCCGAAGTGGCTGCTGCCGCCGGCATCAAGTAAGTCTGAAATCAACGATCCCCGCACGGGCGGGCTGGCGCTGCGCCGGCCCGTCGGTGCGGGGATAGTTACGTCTGCGCCCTTGGCACCGCCCCTTACAGGGGTATAAGGGCGGCCAATTCCCTTCGGTCACGAGTACGTTCTTCCCATGAGCCTCCCTTCCTGCGTTCCCGGTTACAGGCGCATCCTCCTGAAGCTTTCGGGCGAAGTGCTGATGGGGGAACAGCAGTTCGGGATAGACACCGACTACGTCGCGCGGGTGGCCCAGGAAGTTAAGGATGCGCGCGATAGCGGGCTGGAAATCTGCCTCGTCATCGGCGGCGGCAACATCTTTCGCGGCATGGCGGGTGCGGCAAAGGGCATGGACCGTGCTCAGGCCGACTACATGGGCATGCTTGCCACGGTCATGAATGCGCTGGCGATGCAATCCGCTCTCGAGCAGCTTGGCGTCCCGACGCGGGTCCAGTCCGCGATCGAGATGGACAAGGTCTGCGAGCCGGTAATCCGCCGCCGTGCAGAGCGTCACCTCGAGAAGGGACGCATCGTGATCTTCGCCGCGGGCGTCGGCGCTCCCTATTTCACCACCGATTCCGGTGCCGCGCTGCGCGCCGCCGAGATGAAGTGCGACGCGCTGCTCAAGGGCACCAGCGTCGACGGGGTGTACAATGCCGACCCCAAGAAGGACCCGGCGGCAAAGCGTTACGAAACAGTCGATTACGACACTGTCCTGGCCGACAATCTGAAGGTCATGGATGCCAGCGCAGTTGCGCTGTGCCGTGACAACAACATTCCCATCGTCGTCTTCTCGATCCGCGAACGGGGCAATCTGGCCCGCGTACTTGCGGGTGAGGGGACGCAGACCACCGTGAAGAAGGAAGCCTGACATGGCCAAGTATGACAAGGCGGACCTCGAGCGCCGCATGAAGGGCGCCGTGGAATCGCTGAGGGGCGATCTTTCGGGCCTGCGCACCGGCCGCGCCAACACTGCGCTGCTCGATCCGATCGTGGTCGAAGTCTACGGCAGCCACATGCCGCTGGCCCAGGTGGCGACCGTCTCTGCTCCCGAGCCGCGTCTGCTTTCGGTGCAGGTGTGGGACAAGTCGAATGTGACCCCAGTTGAAAAGGCGATCCGCTCTGCGGGCCTCGGGCTCAACCCGATCAGCGACGGCAATACGCTGCGCCTGCCTATCCCCGACCTTACCGAAGAGCGCCGCAAGGAACTGGCCAAGCTTGCCAGCAAGTATGCCGAAAACGCCCGTATCGCGATCCGCAACGTGCGTCGTGATGGCATGGACGCGCTGAAGGCGGACGAGAGCAAGAAGGAAATCTCGGAAGACGAGCGCAAGCGCGCCGAGACCGATCTGCAGAAGCTGACCGACGATATCATCAAGCAGGCGGACGAAGCTGCCGCGGCCAAGGAGAAGGAAATCCTCGGCAAGTGACCGCAGTCCCCGCCTCGACCGGCGGCACCGCGCCGCATGGCGCGCGGCATGTTGCCATCATCATGGATGGCAATGGTCGCTGGGCGAAGAAGCGCATGATGCCGCGGGCCTTCGGGCACAAGCGCGGGGTCGATACTGTGCGCGAGATTGCCCGCGCTGCCCGCGACATGGGGCTCGAGGCGCTCACGCTCTACGCCTTCTCGTCGGAGAACTGGAAGCGGCCCGCCGACGAGATCGCGGACCTGATGGGGCTCTTGCGCACCTTCATCCGCAATGATCTGGACGAGTTCGTCGCGAACAATACTCGGCTACGCATCATCGGTGATTATCAGGCACTTGCCCCTGATATTGTCCAGATGATCGAGGATGCCATGGCGCGTACGGCGGGCAATACGGGCACGACCCTGGCCATTGCGCTCAATTATGGGTCGCAGCAGGAAATCGCCCGTGCCGCCGCTCGCGCGGCCGAGAAGGGTGCGATCACGCCCGAGGCGATCGAGGCCGAACTCGATACGGCCTGCCTGCCGCCTCTGGACCTGCTGATCCGGACCTCGGGAGAGATCCGCCTGTCGAACTTCCTGCTGTGGCAGGCGGCCTATGCCGAAATGTGGTTTACAGACGTGCTCTGGCCCGATTTCACTGCGGCCCACCTGCGCGACGCGCTTGACCAGTTCACATCGCGAGAGAGGCGCTTCGGTGGACGTTGAGCCGACCCTGACACCGCCGGGACCCGCTCCCGTGAAGAAATCGGACCTGCCCGTCCGCATCGTTTCTGCCGTGATCATGCTGGCGATCGCCGGAACCGCGCTTTGGTTCGGTGGCGTGGTGCTGGACCTTTTCGTGGCTGTCGTGGCGTTTGGCGTCTTCGTCGAATATGTGCGGCTGGCAAGCAAGTTTGCCGAGAACCCGGCGCGACTCGCATCGATGGTCATTTCCGGCGCAATCTACATCGGCTGGGGTGCGCTGGCTCTGGTCGTGATGCCCGAAGCGCTGCTGATCGCGACGATGGGCCTTGTGATCTGCACCGATACCGGGGCCTACTTCACCGGTCGTGCAATCGGCGGCCCGAAGATCGCTCCTAGGATCAGTCCTTCGAAGACATGGTCCGGGCTGGCCGGCGGCATGGCGGCGGCTGGCGTCTGGGCGGCGGTCGTAGTGCTGACGGCGGGCTACCTGCTTTCCGCCATCGGGCCAACCGGGCCAAGTCTTGGCGCCGCGATTGAGGTGGCAAACGTGGGCGTTGCCGCAATCGCCGGGGCGGTGCTGGCGGTTTTCGCGCAAGTGGGCGACTTCTTCGAATCCTGGCTCAAGCGCCGGGCTGGCGTGAAGGACTCCTCGCGCCTGATACCTGGCCACGGAGGCCTGTTCGACCGCGTTGACGGATTGCTCCCGGTTGCGATCATTGTCGGGACGTCATGGGCCGCCACGCAGGCTGGACTGTAAGCCGATGACGCGAACGATTTCCGTCCTTGGCGCGACCGGATCGATCGGAGCCTCGACGCTGGACCTGATCCGGCGCGAGCGCGACAAGTGGCGCGTAGTGGCGCTGACCGCGAACGGTAATGCGCGCGAACTGGCCGCGCTCGCCCGCGAGTTCGGGGCTGAGGTCGCGGTTGTTGCCGACGAGAGCGCGCTGGCGGCCTTGCGGGATGCGCTGGCTGGATCGGGCATCGAGGCGGCGGCTGGACCAGGCGCGTTGATCGATGCGGCTGCGCTTGGTGCGGAAGTGACTGTCGCCGCGATCGTCGGATGCGCCGGGCTCGCGCCGACCATGGCAGCCATCGAGCGCGGCGGGATCATCGCGCTGGCCAACAAGGAAGCGCTGGTTTCCGCTGGCGACGTCATGATGGCGGCGGTGGAGCGCCACGGCGCCACGCTGCTGCCGGTCGATTCGGAACACAACGCGATCTTCCAGTGCCTACAGGGTAACGACATCGCCCACGTTCGCGCGATCACGCTCACGGCAAGCGGCGGTCCGTTCCGCGACTGGACGACCGAGCAGTTGCAGCGCGCCACGCCCGCCGAGGCGGTCAGGCATCCGAACTGGTCGATGGGCGCGAAGATCAGCGTCGATTCCGCAACGATGATGAACAAGGGGCTCGAGTTCATCGAGGCCTTCCACCTGTTCCCCGTCGGCGTGGAACGGCTGCGCATCATCGTGCATCCCCAGTCCATCGTGCATTCCATGGTCGAATACCGCGATGGTTCGACGCTGGCGCAACTCGGGCCTTCGGACATGCGCGTGCCGATCGCGTCGGCGCTTGCCTGGCCGGCCCGGATGGACACGCCTTGCGATCCGCTTGATCTTGCGACCATTGGGCAGCTGACCTTCCGTGCACCGGACGAGCAGCGGTTTCCCGCGACGCGGCTGGCACGCGAAGCCGTGATTGCGGGCGGTGCGGCGCCAGCCGTGCTGAACGCGGCGAACGAAATGGCGGTTGCGGCGTTCCTTGGCGGTCAGATTGGGTTCACCCGGATCGTGCAATGTTGCGAGGACGTGCTTGCGCACGGTCTTGCGCCTGCCCCGCGCAGTCTGGCCGAGGTTATCGCGGTCGATGCAGAGGCGCGGGCGCGGGCGCTCGAACTGATGGAGCCGGTGCGTTGACGAGTGCTTTGCGATGCAGATGATGGAAAGCCCCGGAATCCTCACGACCTTGCTGGCTTTCGTGCTCGTGCTGGGGCCGCTCGTCTTCATTCATGAGTTCGGGCATTATCTTGTCGGTCGCTGGTTCGGCGTGAAGGCGGATGTATTCTCCATCGGCTTCGGCAAGGAGATCGCGGGCTGGACCGACAAGCGCGGCACGCGCTGGAAGCTCTCCGCGCTGCCGCTGGGCGGATATGTGCAGTTCGCGGGCGACATGAACCCGGCCAGCCAGCCAAGCCCTGAATGGCTCTCGCTGCCCGCCGAGGAGCGCAATCGCACGTTTCCGGCGAAGCCCCTGTGGCAACGCTCGCTGATCGTGCTGGCGGGACCGGTCACCAATCTCCTGTTCGCGGTTCTCATCCTTGCAGGCTTCACCCTTGGCTACGGCAAGGTCGTGGTCCCGCCCGTTGTGGGCGAGATCCAGGGCGGTTCGGCAGCGGATCGCGCGGGCGTGGAACTCGGCGACAGGATCGTGTCGATCCGCGGCAAGGCCGTGGATTCGTTCCTCGACGTGCGGCTCGAAGTGGGCCAGAATCCGGGTGAGCCACTGGACCTCGTCGTGCTGCGCGACGGCCGCCAGGTCGAGATCGCCGCAAGCGCCGCGGTCAAGATGGAGAGCGACCGGTTCGGCAACACCCAGAAGATCGGGTTCCTCGGTATCGGCCCGAAGTCTTACGAGATCGTGCGCGTAGGTCCGGTGGAAGCACTTGCCGAGGGCGTGATGCAGACGGGCGGGATCATCCGCATGATGGTCAACGGCATCGGCCAGATCATCACCGGCAAGCGCGAGGTCAAGGAACTGGGCGGCCCGATCAAGATCGCCAAGTATTCCGGCGAACAACTCGTTTCGGGATGGCAGGCTTTCGTCGGTTTTGTCGCGTTGATCTCGATTAACTTGGGGTTCATTAACCTGCTGCCAATTCCTGTCCTCGACGGAGGTCACCTTGCTTTCTACGCGGCTGAAGCGATCCGCAGGAAGCCGGTGGGCCAGCGCGGGCAGGAATGGGCGTTCCGCACGGGCCTGGCCTTCGTCATGGCGCTGATGCTGTTTGTCACGATCAACGACGTGGCATCCCTGAAGATCTTCGGGGGCTAAGGTCGGTTGGAGGGTACGTTTTCGAATTCTGCGCGCCCGGTGCGGTGGGCGCAGGCTGAGCCGGCTGGGGACGGGGCCGGGCATCCACAGAATGTCTTTCCACAGAAATGCGGGGCAATGTTTGCTTGATTGGCCTTGTACCATCGGGCACATGGCAGCACTGCTTGCCGCGGTCGGACACTCCTCGGGGGCGTCCAGCCGCCACTATATACGGGATGGCGCTTGGTGATGATCGGACGTAACGCGGTACGTAACTTGCAGGCTCCGGGCCTGGGCGCGTTCCTGCTGGCGACAACCGCGTTGGCCGTGGTTCCTTCCCTGGCGATGGCCCAGGCAGGCGGTCCTCCGCCGCGTGGCGCACCGCCGCCGGGCGGCATGCGGGGCGAGCCGCCCGTGGCTCCGCCCGAAGCGCGCGCTGTCGAGCCGGGTCCTGCCGCACCCGAAGGCACTCCCGCCGAGCAGATCATCAAGTCGGTCACCGTGCAGGGATCGCAGCGTCTCGAGCCGGATACCATCCTGTCCTATATCCGTCTGCGTCCGGGCCAGGCCTATTCTCAGGCTGCCGCCGACCAGGCGCTGAAGGATCTCTACGCGACCGAGCTTTTCGCCGACGTCTCGATCCGCAACAACAGCGGCGACGTTGTCGTGCAGGTCAAGGAAAACCCGGTCATCAACCGCATCATCCTTGAAGGCAACAAGCGCCTCAAGGAAGACAAGATCCTGCCCGAGATCAAGCTCGCGGCGCGCCAGATCTTCACGCGTTCGAAGGTCCGCGCAGACGTTGCGCGCATCATCGAGTTGTACAAGCGCCAGGGGCGCTTCGCCGCGACGGTCGAGCCCAAGATGGTCATGCTCGACCAGAATCGCGTCGACATCGTGTTCGAGATCAGCGAGGGGCCGAAGTCCAAGGTTCGCCAGATCAACATCATCGGCAACGAGAAGTTCTCCGACAGCGAGCTTCGCGGCGAGATGGTGACCAAGCAGGCGCGCTTCTTCCGGCTGTTCTCCAGCGGTACCAGCTACGACCCGGACCGCCTCGCTTTCGACCAGCAGAAGCTGCGTCAGTTCTACCTGACCGAAGGCTATGCCGATTTTCGTGTCGTCTCGGCCGTGGCCGAACTCACGCCCGACAAGCGCGACTTCATCATCACCTATGTGGTCGAGGAAGGCGAACGCTACAAATTCGGCGACGTGAAGGTCGACAGCCAGATTCGCGACTTCGACAGCGAAGCGCTGGCCAAGCGCCTGCCGATGAAGGCGGGCGACTGGTACAACGCAAAGATGGTCGAGGACCAGGTCGACGCACTCACCGAGACGGCGGGCGCGTTCGGCTATGCCTTTGCCGACGTGCGGCCCGACTTCTCGCGCAACAAGGACGACCTGACGATGTCGGTCAACTTCCGCATCGCGGAAGCGCCACGCGTCTATGTCGAGCGTGTCGACGTCAACGGCAACACGCTGACCCAGGACAAGGTCGTCCGCCGCGAGTTCCGTCTGGCCGAAGGCGATGCCTTCAACACCTTCCAGATCAAGCGCTCGACCAACCGCATCAAGTCGCTCGGCTACTTCCAGGAGAAGTTCGAGATCGAGCAGAAGCCGGGCAGCGCTCCGGACCGCATCATCCTCGAAGCCAACGTTGAGGAACGGCCCACCGGCGAACTCCAGCTTTCGGCCGGCTTCTCGAGCCTCGAGAGCTTCATCTTCCAGGGCTCTATCCGCCAGAACAACTTCCGCGGTCGTGGCCAGACGATCGGCCTGTCGGTCGACTATTCGCGTTATACGCGTTCGGTCCAGGTAAGCTTCACCGAGCCCTACCTGTTCGACAAGAACATCTCGCTGGGCGTCGACGTCTACCGCCGCGACCTCAACAGCTTCAACTACTTCAACTCCGACCGCAACACGACCTACAAGCAGGCGACGACCGGCTTCCAGATCCGCGCCGGCGTGCCGCTGACCGAATACATGTCGCTGATCGGTCGCTACACCTTCAACCTCGACGACGTGACGCTGTCGAAGAGCCAGTTCTACGCCGACCTCAACGGCGACGGCGTGCAGACCTGCGAACCGCTCCTGGCCGGTCGATACCTGTGCGATGCCATCGGCAAGCGCACCAGCTCGATCATTGGCGCCTCGGTGGTCTACGATACGCTGGATAACCGCCTGCGCCCGAGCAGGGGCTCGCAGTTCGTGATCGGCGGCGACATTGCCGGACTCGGCGGTTCGGTGAAGTACGCACGCCTCACCGCGAACGCGGCCCGGTTCTTCCCGCTCGGCAGCGGCTTCATCTTCTCGGTTCGCGGCGAGGGCGGGATCATCAAGGCGCTGGGCAGCCGTTCGGATGATCCAAGCATCGACGACGTGCGCCTGAC includes the following:
- a CDS encoding CDP-alcohol phosphatidyltransferase family protein — its product is MIAQGEPEGPRRGRLPGGLTLRAMAPNAITTAALCSGLTGIRFAVTAASGTDPVLVAEDWRRAVAAVIIAGMLDGIDGRIARLLKAQSRFGAELDSLADNVSFGVAPALILFLWSLQEAPRVGWFAALAVAIACALRLARFNARIDIEEQPHKSAGFLTGIPAPVGAGLAFLPLYLWFATDNPWFRQPIVTGPWLVLIAFLMISNIATLSWTSMRPRRNVRLELILLVGLVIAALLTEPWLTLVGICVVYLLLIPMGVYRYAKVRRQRAAHARAGQLPTA
- the rpsB gene encoding 30S ribosomal protein S2: MAAPVVTMHQLIEAGAHFGHQTHRWNPRMKPYIFGARNGIHILDLSQTVPLMARALEFISATVQAGGKVLFVGTKRQAQEPIAQAARASGQHYVNHRWLGGMLTNWKTISGSIKRFKALEEQLAGDTAGLTKKEVLQLTRERDKFELSLGGIRDMGGIPDVMFVIDANKEELAIKEANVLGIPVVAILDSNVSPEGIAFPIPANDDASRAIRLYCEAVAAAATKGGRDAALASGADLGAMAEPLAEEAAEV
- the tsf gene encoding translation elongation factor Ts, which produces MAYTAADVKNLRERTGAGMMDCKKALDESGGDFEAAVDALRAKGLAAAAKKSSRTAAEGLVGVAVSGTKGVALEVNSETDFVAKNDQFQDFVRKATEVALNTAAADVEALKAAAYPDGGTVADKLTNNVATIGENQQLRRIKHVAVSNGIVVPYMHNAAATNLGKIGVLVALESEAAADKLEALGKQIAMHIAAAFPLALTADDLDAELIARERKIAAEKAAESGKPAEVQAKMVDGAVAKYAKENALLSQIFVMDNKSTIQQVVDAAGKEAGAKIVLKDYVRFQLGEGIEKEETDFAAEVAAAAGIK
- the pyrH gene encoding UMP kinase — its product is MSLPSCVPGYRRILLKLSGEVLMGEQQFGIDTDYVARVAQEVKDARDSGLEICLVIGGGNIFRGMAGAAKGMDRAQADYMGMLATVMNALAMQSALEQLGVPTRVQSAIEMDKVCEPVIRRRAERHLEKGRIVIFAAGVGAPYFTTDSGAALRAAEMKCDALLKGTSVDGVYNADPKKDPAAKRYETVDYDTVLADNLKVMDASAVALCRDNNIPIVVFSIRERGNLARVLAGEGTQTTVKKEA
- the frr gene encoding ribosome recycling factor, whose protein sequence is MAKYDKADLERRMKGAVESLRGDLSGLRTGRANTALLDPIVVEVYGSHMPLAQVATVSAPEPRLLSVQVWDKSNVTPVEKAIRSAGLGLNPISDGNTLRLPIPDLTEERRKELAKLASKYAENARIAIRNVRRDGMDALKADESKKEISEDERKRAETDLQKLTDDIIKQADEAAAAKEKEILGK
- the uppS gene encoding polyprenyl diphosphate synthase, with amino-acid sequence MTAVPASTGGTAPHGARHVAIIMDGNGRWAKKRMMPRAFGHKRGVDTVREIARAARDMGLEALTLYAFSSENWKRPADEIADLMGLLRTFIRNDLDEFVANNTRLRIIGDYQALAPDIVQMIEDAMARTAGNTGTTLAIALNYGSQQEIARAAARAAEKGAITPEAIEAELDTACLPPLDLLIRTSGEIRLSNFLLWQAAYAEMWFTDVLWPDFTAAHLRDALDQFTSRERRFGGR
- a CDS encoding phosphatidate cytidylyltransferase, whose product is MKKSDLPVRIVSAVIMLAIAGTALWFGGVVLDLFVAVVAFGVFVEYVRLASKFAENPARLASMVISGAIYIGWGALALVVMPEALLIATMGLVICTDTGAYFTGRAIGGPKIAPRISPSKTWSGLAGGMAAAGVWAAVVVLTAGYLLSAIGPTGPSLGAAIEVANVGVAAIAGAVLAVFAQVGDFFESWLKRRAGVKDSSRLIPGHGGLFDRVDGLLPVAIIVGTSWAATQAGL
- a CDS encoding 1-deoxy-D-xylulose-5-phosphate reductoisomerase, with the translated sequence MTRTISVLGATGSIGASTLDLIRRERDKWRVVALTANGNARELAALAREFGAEVAVVADESALAALRDALAGSGIEAAAGPGALIDAAALGAEVTVAAIVGCAGLAPTMAAIERGGIIALANKEALVSAGDVMMAAVERHGATLLPVDSEHNAIFQCLQGNDIAHVRAITLTASGGPFRDWTTEQLQRATPAEAVRHPNWSMGAKISVDSATMMNKGLEFIEAFHLFPVGVERLRIIVHPQSIVHSMVEYRDGSTLAQLGPSDMRVPIASALAWPARMDTPCDPLDLATIGQLTFRAPDEQRFPATRLAREAVIAGGAAPAVLNAANEMAVAAFLGGQIGFTRIVQCCEDVLAHGLAPAPRSLAEVIAVDAEARARALELMEPVR
- the rseP gene encoding RIP metalloprotease RseP; amino-acid sequence: MMESPGILTTLLAFVLVLGPLVFIHEFGHYLVGRWFGVKADVFSIGFGKEIAGWTDKRGTRWKLSALPLGGYVQFAGDMNPASQPSPEWLSLPAEERNRTFPAKPLWQRSLIVLAGPVTNLLFAVLILAGFTLGYGKVVVPPVVGEIQGGSAADRAGVELGDRIVSIRGKAVDSFLDVRLEVGQNPGEPLDLVVLRDGRQVEIAASAAVKMESDRFGNTQKIGFLGIGPKSYEIVRVGPVEALAEGVMQTGGIIRMMVNGIGQIITGKREVKELGGPIKIAKYSGEQLVSGWQAFVGFVALISINLGFINLLPIPVLDGGHLAFYAAEAIRRKPVGQRGQEWAFRTGLAFVMALMLFVTINDVASLKIFGG
- the bamA gene encoding outer membrane protein assembly factor BamA, which produces MIGRNAVRNLQAPGLGAFLLATTALAVVPSLAMAQAGGPPPRGAPPPGGMRGEPPVAPPEARAVEPGPAAPEGTPAEQIIKSVTVQGSQRLEPDTILSYIRLRPGQAYSQAAADQALKDLYATELFADVSIRNNSGDVVVQVKENPVINRIILEGNKRLKEDKILPEIKLAARQIFTRSKVRADVARIIELYKRQGRFAATVEPKMVMLDQNRVDIVFEISEGPKSKVRQINIIGNEKFSDSELRGEMVTKQARFFRLFSSGTSYDPDRLAFDQQKLRQFYLTEGYADFRVVSAVAELTPDKRDFIITYVVEEGERYKFGDVKVDSQIRDFDSEALAKRLPMKAGDWYNAKMVEDQVDALTETAGAFGYAFADVRPDFSRNKDDLTMSVNFRIAEAPRVYVERVDVNGNTLTQDKVVRREFRLAEGDAFNTFQIKRSTNRIKSLGYFQEKFEIEQKPGSAPDRIILEANVEERPTGELQLSAGFSSLESFIFQGSIRQNNFRGRGQTIGLSVDYSRYTRSVQVSFTEPYLFDKNISLGVDVYRRDLNSFNYFNSDRNTTYKQATTGFQIRAGVPLTEYMSLIGRYTFNLDDVTLSKSQFYADLNGDGVQTCEPLLAGRYLCDAIGKRTSSIIGASVVYDTLDNRLRPSRGSQFVIGGDIAGLGGSVKYARLTANAARFFPLGSGFIFSVRGEGGIIKALGSRSDDPSIDDVRLTDRFFLGEPQIRGFDIRGVGPRVLRKYLVDTNGDGTVDTPSTDRNQWVDDALGGKYYYLSRAELEIPLGSGARELGLRPSIYLDAGAVWGVNRPQTQNVNSAVTLYRQTYQGTTTIVTSPTAPDNTANTVYTAIPAYVEEYVGDTPSPRVSVGIGVNWNSPFGPFRLDFAKVLKKANGDDPKTFTFNVGTQF